NNNNNNNNNNNNNNNNNNNNNNNNNNNNNNNNNNNNNNNNNNNNNNNNNNNNNNNNNNNNNNNNNNNNNNNNNNNNNNNNNNNNNNNNNNNNNNNNNNNNNNNNNNNNNNNNNNNNNNNNNNNNNNNNNNNNNNNNNNNNNNNNNNNNNNNNNNNNNNNNNNNNNNNNNNNNNNNNNNNNNNNNNNNNNNNNNNNNNNNNNNNNNNNNNNNNNNNNNNNNNNNNNNNNNNNNNNNNNNNNNNNNNNNNNNNNNNNNNNNNNNNNNNNNNNNNNNNNNNNNNNNNNNNNNNNNNNNNNNNNNNNNNNNNNNNNNNNNNNNNNNNNNNNNNNNNNNNNNNNNNNNNNNNNNNNNNNNNNNNNNNNNNNNNNNNNNNNNNNNNNNNNNNNNNNNNNNNNNNNNNNNNNNNNNNNNNNNNNNNNNNNNNNNNNNNNNNNNNNNNNNNNNNNNNNNNNNNNNNNNNNNNNNNNNNNNNNNNNNNNNNNNNNNNNNNNNNNNNNNNNNNNNNNNNNNNNNNNNNNNNNNNNNNNNNNNNNNNNNNNNNNNNNNNNNNNNNNNNNNNNNNNNNNNNNNNNNNNNNNNNNNNNNNNNNNNNNNNNNNNNNNNNNNNNNNNNNNNNNNNNNNNNNNNNNNNNNNNNNNNNNNNNNNNNNNNNNNNNNNNNNNNNNNNNNNNNNNNNNNNNNNNNNNNNNNNNNNNNNNNNNNNNNNNNNNNNNNNNNNNNNNNNNNNNNNNNNNNNNNNNNNNNNNNNNNNNNNNNNNNNNNNNNNNNNNNNNNNNNNNNNNNNNNNNNNNNNNNNNNNNNNNNNNNNNNNNNNNNNNNNNNNNNNNNNNNNNNNNNNNNNNNNNNNNNNNNNNNNNNNNNNNNNNNNNNNNNNNNNNNNNNNNNNNNNNNNNNNNNNNNNNNNNNNNNNNNNNNNNNNNNNNNNNNNNNNNNNNNNNNNNNNNNNNNNNNNNNNNNNNNNNNNNNNNNNNNNNNNNNNNNNNNNNNNNNNNNNNNNNNNNNNNNNNNNNNNNNNNNNNNNNNNNNNNNNNNNNNNNNNNNNNNNNNNNNNNNNNNNNNNNNNNNNNNNNNNNNNNNNNNNNNNNNNNNNNNNNNNNNNNNNNNNNNNNNNNNNNNNNNNNNNNNNNNNNNNNNNNNNNNNNNNNNNNNNNNNNNNNNNNNNNNNNNNNNNNNNNNNNNNNNNNNNNNNNNNNNNNNNNNNNNNNNNNNNNNNNNNNNNNNNNNNNNNNNNNNNNNNNNNNNNNNNNNNNNNNNNNNNNNNNNNNNNNNNNNNNNNNNNNNNNNNNNNNNNNNNNNNNNNNNNNNNNNNNNNNNNNNNNNNNNNNNNNNNNNNNNNNNNNNNNNNNNNNNNNNNNNNNNNNNNNNNNNNNNNNNNNNNNNNNNNNNNNNNNNNNNNNNNNNNNNNNNNNNNNNNNNNNNNNNNNNNNNNNNNNNNNNNNNNNNNNNNNNNNNNNNNNNNNNNNNNNNNNNNNNNNNNNNNNNNNNNNNNNNNNNNNNNNNNNNNNNNNNNNNNNNNNNNNNNNNNNNNNNNNNNNNNNNNNNNNNNNNNNNNNNNNNNNNNNNNNNNNNNNNNNNNNNNNNNNNNNNNNNNNNNNNNNNNNNNNNNNNNNNNNNNNNNNNNNNNNNNNNNNNNNNNNNNNNNNNNNNNNNNNNNNNNNNNNNNNNNNNNNNNNNNNNNNNNNNNNNNNNNNNNNNNNNNNNNNNNNNNNNNNNNNNNNNNNNNNNNNNNNNNNNNNNNNNNNNNNNNNNNNNNNNNNNNNNNNNNNNNNNNNNNNNNNNNNNNNNNNNNNNNNNNNNNNNNNNNNNNNNNNNNNNNNNNNNNNNNNNNNNNNNNNNNNNNNNNNNNNNNNNNNNNNNNNNNNNNNNNNNNNNNNNNNNNNNNNNNNNNNNNNNNNNNNNNNNNNNNNNNNNNNNNNNNNNNNNNNNNNNNNNNNNNNNNNNNNNNNNNNNNNNNNNNNNNNNNNNNNNNNNNNNNNNNNNNNNNNNNNNNNNNNNNNNNNNNNNNNNNNNNNNNNNNNNNNNNNNNNNNNNNNNNNNNNNNNNNNNNNNNNNNNNNNNNNNNNNNNNNNNNNNNNNNNNNNNNNNNNNNNNNNNNNNNNNNNNNNNNNNNNNNNNNNNNNNNNNNNNNNNNNNNNNNNNNNNNNNNNNNNNNNNNNNNNNNNNNNNNNNNNNNNNNNNNNNNNNNNNNNNNNNNNNNNNNNNNNNNNNNNNNNNNNNNNNNNNNNNNNNNNNNNNNNNNNNNNNNNNNNNNNNNNNNNNNNNNNNNNNNNNNNNNNNNNNNNNNNNNNNNNNNNNNNNNNNNNNNNNNNNNNNNNNNNNNNNNNNNNNNNNNNNNNNNNNNNNNNNNNNNNNNNNNNNNNNNNNNNNNNNNNNNNNNNNNNNNNNNNNNNNNNNNNNNNNNNNNNNNNNNNNNNNNNNNNNNNNNNNNNNNNNNNNNNNNNNNNNNNNNNNNNNNNNNNNNNNNNNNNNNNNNNNNNNNNNNNNNNNNNNNNNNNNNNNNNNNNNNNNNNNNNNNNNNNNNNNNNNNNNNNNNNNNNNNNNNNNNNNNNNNNNNNNNNNNNNNNNNNNNNNNNNNNNNNNNNNNNNNNNNNNNNNNNNNNNNNNNNNNNNNNNNNNNNNNNNNNNNNNNNNNNNNNNNNNNNNNNNNNNNNNNNNNNNNNNNNNNNNNNNNNNNNNNNNNNNNNNNNNNNNNNNNNNNNNNNNNNNNNNNNNNNNNNNNNNNNNNNNNNNNNNNNNNNNNNNNNNNNNNNNNNNNNNNNNNNNNNNNNNNNNNNNNNNNNNNNNNNNNNNNNNNNNNNNNNNNNNNNNNNNNNNNNNNNNNNNNNNNNNNNNNNNNNNNNNNNNNNNNNNNNNNNNNNNNNNNNNNNNNNNNNNNNNNNNNNNNNNNNNNNNNNNNNNNNNNNNNNNNNNNNNNNNNNNNNNNNNNNNNNNNNNNNNNNNNNNNNNNNNNNNNNNNNNNNNNNNNNNNNNNNNNNNNNNNNNNNNNNNNNNNNNNNNNNNNNNNNNNNNNNNNNNNNNNNNNNNNNNNNNNNNNNNNNNNNNNNNNNNNNNNNNNNNNNNNNNNNNNNNNNNNNNNNNNNNNNNNNNNNNNNNNNNNNNNNNNNNNNNNNNNNNNNNNNNNNNNNNNNNNNNNNNNNNNNNNNNNNNNNNNNNNNNNNNNNNNNNNNNNNNNNNNNNNNNNNNNNNNNNNNNNNNNNNNNNNNNNNNNNNNNNNNNNNNNNNNNNNNNNNNNNNNNNNNNNNNNNNNNNNNNNNNNNNNNNNNNNNNNNNNNNNNNNNNNNNNNNNNNNNNNNNNNNNNNNNNNNNNNNNNNNNNNNNNNNNNNNNNNNNNNNNNNNNNNNNNNNNNNNNNNNNNNNNNNNNNNNNNNNNNNNNNNNNNNNNNNNNNNNNNNNNNNNNNNNNNNNNNNNNNNNNNNNNNNNNNNNNNNNNNNNNNNNNNNNNNNNNNNNNNNNNNNNNNNNNNNNNNNNNNNNNNNNNNNNNNNNNNNNNNNNNNNNNNNNNNNNNNNNNNNNNNNNNNNNNNNNNNNNNNNNNNNNNNNNNNNNNNNNNNNNNNNNNNNNNNNNNNNNNNNNNNNNNNNNNNNNNNNNNNNNNNNNNNNNNNNNNNNNNNNNNNNNNNNNNNNNNNNNNNNNNNNNNNNNNNNNNNNNNNNNNNNNNNNNNNNNNNNNNNNNNNNNNNNNNNNNNNNNNNNNNNNNNNNNNNNNNNNNNNNNNNNNNNNNNNNNNNNNNNNNNNNNNNNNNNNNNNNNNNNNNNNNNNNNNNNNNNNNNNNNNNNNNNNNNNNNNNNNNNNNNNNNNNNNNNNNNNNNNNNNNNNNNNNNNNNNNNNNNNNNNNNNNNNNNNNNNNNNNNNNNNNNNNNNNNNNNNNNNNNNNNNNNNNNNNNNNNNNNNNNNNNNNNNNNNNNNNNNNNNNNNNNNNNNNNNNNNNNNNNNNNNNNNNNNNNNNNNNNNNNNNNNNNNNNNNNNNNNNNNNNNNNNNNNNNNNNNNNNNNNNNNNNNNNNNNNNNNNNNNNNNNNNNNNNNNNNNNNNNNNNNNNNNNNNNNNNNNNNNNNNNNNNNNNNNNNNNNNNNNNNNNNNNNNNNNNNNNNNNNNNNNNNNNNNNNNNNNNNNNNNNNNNNNNNNNNNNNNNNNNNNNNNNNNNNNNNNNNNNNNNNNNNNNNNNNNNNNNNNNNNNNNNNNNNNNNNNNNNNNNNNNNNNNNNNNNNNNNNNNNNNNNNNNNNNNNNNNNNNNNNNNNNNNNNNNNNNNNNNNNNNNNNNNNNNNNNNNNNNNNNNNNNNNNNNNNNNNNNNNNNNNNNNNNNNNNNNNNNNNNNNNNNNNNNNNNNNNNNNNNNNNNNNNNNNNNNNNNNNNNNNNNNNNNNNNNNNNNNNNNNNNNNNNNNNNNNNNNNNNNNNNNNNNNNNNNNNNNNNNNNNNNNNNNNNNNNNNNNNNNNNNNNNNNNNNNNNNNNNNNNNNNNNNNNNNNNNNNNNNNNNNNNNNNNNNNNNNNNNNNNNNNNNNNNNNNNNNNNNNNNNNNNNNNNNNNNNNNNNNNNNNNNNNNNNNNNNNNNNNNNNNNNNNNNNNNNNNNNNNNNNNNNNNNNNNNNNNNNNNNNNNNNNNNNNNNNNNNNNNNNNNNNNNNNNNNNNNNNNNNNNNNNNNNNNNNNNNNNNNNNNNNNNNNNNNNNNNNNNNNNNNNNNNNNNNNNNNNNNNNNNNNNNNNNNNNNNNNNNNNNNNNNNNNNNNNNNNNNNNNNNNNNNNNNNNNNNNNNNNNNNNNNNNNNNNNNNNNNNNNNNNNNNNNNNNNNNNNNNNNNNNNNNNNNNNNNNNNNNNNNNNNNNNNNNNNNNNNNNNNNNNNNNNNNNNNNNNNNNNNNNNNNNNNNNNNNNNNNNNNNNNNNNNNNNNNNNNNNNNNNNNNNNNNNNNNNNNNNNNNNNNNNNNNNNNNNNNNNNNNNNNNNNNNNNNNNNNNNNNNNNNNNNNNNNNNNNNNNNNNNNNNNNNNNNNNNNNNNNNNNNNNNNNNNNNNNNNNNNNNNNNNNNNNNNNNNNNNNNNNNNNNNNNNNNNNNNNNNNNNNNNNNNNNNNNNNNNNNNNNNNNNNNNNNNNNNNNNNNNNNNNNNNNNNNNNNNNNNNNNNNNNNNNNNNNNNNNNNNNNNNNNNNNNNNNNNNNNNNNNNNNNNNNNNNNNNNNNNNNNNNNNNNNNNNNNNNNNNNNNNNNNNNNNNNNNNNNNNNNNNNNNNNNNNNNNNNNNNNNNNNNNNNNNNNNNNNNNNNNNNNNNNNNNNNNNNNNNNNNNNNNNNNNNNNNNNNNNNNNNNNNNNNNNNNNNNNNNNNNNNNNNNNNNNNNNNNNNNNNNNNNNNNNNNNNNNNNNNNNNNNNNccctggagtagctgggattacaggcatctgccacaaGGCTGGACCCCATTTCtctgacttagaaaaaaaaaaaaaaattacagtgaaatACACACATCAATATGTACCATCTTCACCATTTTTAAGGGTAAGATTAGGTGGTGTTCGGTATGTTCACTTTGTCGTGCAaccatatttctcttttaaataacaGCACTTAGAGATGCCAACTTCGTGCCAGGCCCAGTTTGGGACACCAGGGACTCCCAGATGAATCAGCCGCTCCCGTGGAACTCCCTGCTGGTGGGGGAGGCACTGGCGAAACGGTGCTGAGCGGAGTCCTGACGGCGCTGGAGCTGAGGGGCAGTGTGGGATGCCCCAGGAAGGTTCCTAGGAAGAGGGGACCCAGGGTGACTCCCTAAGGAAACGCCGGTCCCAGGTAGAGGAGCGCATGTGAGCCAAGATCCTTAGGCCTGAGCCGTCTAGGTGTGTCCCAGGGACTGCAGGAAACGGTTGGGTGAGTCAGTGGTGGGCAGCGGGGGTGATAAGCCCTTTCCTGTTTTCGGGATGGTAAGTTTGGGGCACAGGTGAGTGAAGACGGAAGCCCAGGGGTGGACTGACACTTCGTGGCAGgcgcagggcagggcaggggggcGGCTTGGGGGTGGCAGGCTTTGGGTGAGAAATGGCAGCCCATGGGGAACGATCGCAGGGCTCGGGGGGCCTTCAGAGCCAAGCCCCGACGCCCCTTCCCACCTGCGGGGCAGAACTGGAGATGGCAGGGGGAAAGGTGAGGGAGGGTGGTTCCTAAAGGAGATGCCGTCCCGGGTAAGGGGACATGGGCCCCTGGGAGTTGGGTTGGGCcacaaggagagaggcctgaatGGCCAAAGGGAGGAGGCGTGAGGGAAGCCGCAGCGTCagacctctgcctcctccctcagaTCGTGAGGCTCCCCAGCCCGGCTCGGGGGACCCCGAGATCCCCGGCCGGCGACAGCAGGCGGATCGGACCCCCTGCTCCTGTCCGCCTCTGGGTCCCTACAGACATGGGGAGGGGAGGACGGAGGCCCCAGCTCCCTGCGGGGGAGGGGCGTGAAGACGCGCGAGGTTGGGGGGAGATGAGCCGGCGTCGCCATGACGACGAGGCCGGTGGTCCGGCCCTGGGGACCcgggagggaaggaggagtagTGGCCGCACGCGCTGGCGGGGGCGGGGGCCCGGGTCTCCCAGGAGTAGTTGGGGAACACCTGGCGATTCTGGCAGCTGCTTCCTGGTGGCGCAGGGAGCCCGCGTGTTTGCGAGTGCGTGTGCGTGCGAAGTTCTCCGGGTAAGTGTGCCAGCGCGCGCCTGGGGGTGTGCAAGGGTGTGAGCGTGCACACGTGGGCACGGGCGTGTGCGCGCGGGGGTGCCCGGCTGGATGTGTGCACAAGAGTGTGTTCCGGCCCGCGTGCCCCTGCGTAAGTGTGCGCGCGCGAGCACACGTGTCTGTGTGTGCGCTCGCGTGCGCTCCCGAGCGGGCCCCGGGTGGGAGTCCGAGAtcccgccccctccccagccccggcgcccctcccccccctcccccccccccccccccccgctgcCGGCGCCGGCTGCATCCTCGCCTCCACCCTCGCTCACCCCCTCCTCCCCGCACTTTCTCGGCGCTCCCTCCCTCTCGGCTCGCACAGCCGGACTCCGCGCTCTTCTAGCCGGCCGCCGCCGCCCAGCCTGCGCCCGCCGTCCCCCCATTGCCTGGGCACCtgttggaggcagaggcaggtgcagGGGGCTGGGCAGGCCGGGGGCGTGAGGGTGCGGGGGAGAGTGCCAGCCTGTGTGCGCTACGGGGGTGTTCGGCTCTCCTGCGGCTGCAATTTCTGGCTCCCCTGGGGAATCAGGGGTGGCATCTGAGGCTGGGGTCTCCACCGGGGGCTGTGGTGAGCGAGCCGGGGAACCAGGCAGGCAGACAGGTCCTGGGGCTGAATGAAGGGACAGTGAGCAGTGGGAGCAGAGGGGTGGGTGACACCTTGACTAGACCAGCGCCTGGTGCAGAGGAGGACAGAGGCTACGAGAAACAGAGGCGGGGCTCTGCAGGGTCCCTTGGGGAACAGGCAGGCTCAGGAGCAGAGGGGAGCccgggaggagaggaaggagctgGCAAGATGATACAGGGACAACCTGGAGGTGGGTGGGTGAGGACGGGGTGGTGCAACTTCGACTTCTGCGGGGAGTGGGTTGGCAGCCCAGCCCCTGTGGAGCCAGCGTGGGGTCTGCAAGGCCCAGGCCTCCTGCCTGCCACCGGCTGGCACAGGCCACCCTCTCCCTCGACACCTAGGAAGGGAGGCTAGTGAGGGCCCTGCAGACCGAGGAGGCTGTCGCCTGGCCCTCAGCCAGAATGGCTAGGTATGATGGGCTCACTGGCTCACACGCCCTCTCCCAGCCAGGGGTGCTGCATGAGGGGCCGCAGGGGCGACCGCATGACCATCAACATCCAGGAGCACATGGCCATCAACGTGTGCCCCGGGCCCATCAGGCCCATCCGCCAGATCTCTGACTACTTCCCCCGCCGGGGACCAGGACCTGAAGGGGGCGGCGGGGGTGGCGGGGAGGCCCCCACCCATCTGGCCCCGCTGGCTCTGGCCCCCCCTGCAGCCCTCCTTGGGGCCACCACGCCTGAGGATGGTGCGGAAGTGGACAGCTATGACTCAGATGATGCCAGTGAGTCTGGGGGCTTGGAGGCCCCATGTGCTGGTGGGGGTCTCCAGGCTTGCCGTGCAGGGGGAGGGGGACAGGCCCTGCTGGCTGTGCATGTAGGTAGGGGAGgagggcagtggtggtggtgggggggggggtggcagGGATGGCTGCCACAGCTGCAGTCAGTGTGGAGATTACAGCTTCAGCAAGGCTCAATATTCAGTATTTCTGCTGAGACACTCCACCACCCACACAGCCCCAGTTGCGGCCGAGCCAGGGACCCAGACGCACACACGCATGGGCCCACTCAGCCTCTTGCACTCACACTCGCCGgctggcaagagagagagagacagccagTGCCCACCTGCCGGCCTCTCACACAAACCTGTCTCCAAAGCGACCCATGctgcctttcctctctctccagccGCCCTGGGCATGCTGGAGTTTGACCTTCTCTATGACCGGGCCTCCTGCACTCTGCATTGTAGCATCCTCAGGGCCAAGGTGGGCACTCCCTGCTGCCCCAGCCCGGGCCAGTTTGCGTGCAGCCCCCAGAGGGGGcccattcctccttcccttcccaggcctgctccttcctcctgcccttgcAACCCCCTTCTGGGGTCCTCCAGGGTCCAGCTCTACAAGAGGGAGAAAGGTGCCGGGAGCCTCCAgccctctcccctgccctcctctccagGGCCTCAAGCCCATGGATTTCAATGGCCTCGCCGACCCCTACGTCAAGCTGCACCTGCTGCCTGGAGCCTGTAAGGTAACAGCCTCCTCTCGCCCTGCTCGGCCCAGCCCGTGCCTCCAGCCCGTGGGGCTGGAGGACAGGTATTGAGAACCTTTCATCCCCAGGCTAATAAGCTAAAAACGAAGACTCAGAGGAACACACTGAATCCCGTGTGGAATGAGGACCTGACGTACAGCGGGATCACGGATGATGACATCACGCACAAGGTGCTCAGGTGAGggcccccctccccaccacccaggTCCAGCAGCAGCTCAGGGACAGCTGACATTGTAACTGCTGGTTGGTTGATCTATGTCCCATTAAGCCTGTACCTCTCTGATGCTCAAGAACCATCAGCAGCTCCCTAGCCCCTTTGGCAGCAGGCCAAAATACTTCCCTGCCATTCCTGCCCCCCAATATCTCCtgccagccaggtgcggtggctcacacctgtaatcccagcactttgggaggccaaggtgggcggatcacttgaggtcaggagtttgagaccagcgtggccaacttggtgaaaccccgtctgtactaaaaatacaaaaattagctgggcatggtggcatgtgcctgtaagtcccagctacttgggaggctgaggcagacggatcgcttgaacccaggagacagaggttgcagtgagccgagattgcaccactgcactccagtctgggtgatagagggagactctgtctcaaaaacaaattatctCCTGCCCCTGAAACAGAGGACTCCCTTCTTCCAACTGGCCAGTTCCACAACTCCTGAACTTACCTTGTTTTCTATCTGGAGAGCTCCTTCCAGCCAGCCTAAATTCCGCTCATTTGAGGCTCAGTCCAAGCTCCGGCCCCTCCCAAAAGCGTTCCTGGGTTGCCGAGACTCCTCAGAGCCCTTGGCTGAAGTCAGACCTCTGCAGCTTTGGTCTGCCCCTTCCGTGCCTTGAGTTCCCCTAAAATCTCTTAAGGAGTGAAGTCTTCAGGGACAGGGAACTTGCTCCATcatcccaggagatggagataTGAGGAGAGTATTCCCTCAAGTCAGGTAGCTGGCAGCGAGACCCAGGCTCTGGAGAGACCTCTGCCTTTGTGCTTGGATTTGCATTTGGGACCTTCCCTGATGGTCAGGGCTGTGTGGCAGGGAGGCCACCTTGGTGTCGGGTGTGCGGGTGGAATGGAGGGGAGGCCAAGAGGCCAAAACCAGAATGAGACCTAAAAATGAGTGCTCACCAGGGCCCAGCCTGGGCTTAGTAtgttcacatttctttctttcccttgacCATCTCCATTTACAGATGGGAATTGAGGCATAGGGTgatcaagtgacttgcccaaggtcacacaggtggCTCAGAAGTTGCAGGGTTGGGATCTGCCCATCCTCCATGCCACAGATGCCCAACCTGGTAGTGGGTCACTGCAGAGGCAGGGCAGGGGTTGCAGGAGGACACGTGGCCGGAGAGCAATCATTTCTTAGTGAGTCCCTGTGGGGCTGGCTCTCTGCTACATGCAGGAAAAGGACTGGGGTTCCTGAGGAGGCATGGGGTCCTCGTCTGGCTGTCCAAGGCTCTCACAGCCTGTGTCTATGGCCACATCCACTGTGGTGTTTGGCTCCTGCCCCCAGGCCCTGAATGGAGGCAGTGATCGGGGTGCTCCAAGATTTCTGAGGGCTTCCCACAATGGCCGAGCACGTTCTGATGGACCAGGGACAGCCGGTTGGCTGCACAGGGAGGGACAGTGGAATGGGCAAATCCGCTTGTCCTTCTCAAGTGCCAGCCTGTCTTCCAGATGAGACGGAGTGTGTAGGGCAGAGCTGGGCTGGTTCAAGGCCCTTCCTACACCCCAGAACGGGGCTCAGGTACCCCAGGGGCCCTGATGCTGCAGTTCCCCACCAGGATCGCCGTCTGTGATGAGGACAAGCTGAGTCACAATGAGTTTATTGGGGAGATCCGCGTGCCCCTCCGCCGCCTGAAGCCTTCGCAGAAGAAACATTTTAACATCTGCCTAGAGCGCCAGGTCCCGGTGTGTGCGGGGGGCTGCAGGGGCGCCGGGGGAGGGGACCCTGGGGAGGCCAGGCTTCCAGAACCTTCTCTTTGCCCCCTCAGCTAGCGTCCCCCTCTTCCATGTCGGCTGCGCTGAGGGGCATCTCCTGTTACCTGAAGGAGGTGAGGCATCTCAAAGGGGTGGGGATGCATGTGGGTGGGAGGCGGCAGGGGCCCAGGCTGACCCTGCGTCTGTGCCCCGCAGTTGGAGCAGGCGGAGCAGGGGCCGGGGCTGCTGGAGGAGCGTGGCCGCATCCTGCTGAGTCTCAGCTACAGCTCGCGGCGCCGGGGACTGCTGGTAGGCATCCTGCGCTGCGCCCATCTGGCTGCCATGGACGTCAACGGTTACTCGGACCCCTACGTCAAGACGTGAGCCCTCACCCTGACCCTCTCCTCCCCAGGGAGCCTGCCCTGGCCCGAGTTGGGCCTGGCCTGTCCCTGACCCCTCAgttcctctccctccaccccacctctAGGTACCTGAGGCCTGATGTGGACAAGAAATCCAAGCATAAGACATGCGTGAAGAAGAAGACTCTCAACCCAGAATTTAACGAGGTACCCGGGTGGGGACGGGATGCagagggaggccagggaggggctggggagcCAGCTCATGAATGGGTGGCTGGCCTTGTTCTCAGGAGTTTTTCTACGAGATAGAGCTCTCCACTCTGGCCACCAAGACCCTGGAAGTCACCGTCTGGGACTATGACATTGGCAAATCCAATGACTTCATCGGTGAGGGAGGAGCTGGCTGAGGGTGCTGAGGGAGGGTGAGTGGCAGGGAGGTGGCCCTGACCCTGCCACTTGCTCCCCCAGGTGGCGTGTCCCTGGGGTCAGGTGCCCGAGGCGAGGCTCGGAAGCACTGGAGTGACTGCCTGCAGCAGCCGGACGCGGCCCTGGAGCGCTGGCACACCCTGACCAGCCAGCTGCCCCCCGCGGCTGGGGTTCTGTCCTCAGCCTGAGTGGACAGTAGTGTCCTGGCACAGGCCCATCGGGCCGGGTGCAGTACCCAACCTTCG
The genomic region above belongs to Piliocolobus tephrosceles isolate RC106 chromosome 17, ASM277652v3, whole genome shotgun sequence and contains:
- the DOC2A gene encoding double C2-like domain-containing protein alpha, with the translated sequence MRGRRGDRMTINIQEHMAINVCPGPIRPIRQISDYFPRRGPGPEGGGGGGGEAPTHLAPLALAPPAALLGATTPEDGAEVDSYDSDDATALGMLEFDLLYDRASCTLHCSILRAKGLKPMDFNGLADPYVKLHLLPGACKANKLKTKTQRNTLNPVWNEDLTYSGITDDDITHKVLRIAVCDEDKLSHNEFIGEIRVPLRRLKPSQKKHFNICLERQVPLASPSSMSAALRGISCYLKELEQAEQGPGLLEERGRILLSLSYSSRRRGLLVGILRCAHLAAMDVNGYSDPYVKTYLRPDVDKKSKHKTCVKKKTLNPEFNEEFFYEIELSTLATKTLEVTVWDYDIGKSNDFIGGVSLGSGARGEARKHWSDCLQQPDAALERWHTLTSQLPPAAGVLSSA